A DNA window from Gorilla gorilla gorilla isolate KB3781 chromosome 6, NHGRI_mGorGor1-v2.1_pri, whole genome shotgun sequence contains the following coding sequences:
- the IL6 gene encoding interleukin-6 isoform X1 yields the protein MNSVSTSKCRKSLALELPAAVEPCVREGCVAQGGLAGGQQQRQAPSCAVSSPLRSLPSGTGAFGPVAFSLGLLLVLPAAFPAPVPPGEDSKDVAAPHRQPLTSSERIDKQIRYILDGISALRKETCNKSNMCESSKEALAENNLNLPKMAEKDGCFQSGFNEETCLVKIITGLLEFEVYLEYLQNRFESSEEQARAVQMSTKVLIQFLQKKVGVSSFPQLGVGEDRLKDSVLDISGMQCHFQKRRLHVNKRV from the exons ATGAACTCCGTCTCCACAAGTAAGTGCAGGAAATCCTTAGCCCTGGAACTGCCAGCGGCGGTCGAGCCCTGTGTGAGGGAGGGGTGTGTGGCCCAGGGAGGGCTGGCGGGCGGCCAGCAGCAGAGGCAGGCTCCCAGCTGTGCTGTCAGCTCACCCCTGCGCTCGCTCCCCTCCGGCACAGGCGCCTTCGGTCCAGTTGCCTTCTCCCTGGGGCTGCTCCTGGTGTTGCCTGCTGCCTTCCCTGCCCCAGTACCCCCAGGAGAAGATTCCAAAGATGTAGCCGCCCCACACAGACAGCCACTCACCTCTTCAGAACGAATTGACAAACAAATTCGGTACATCCTCGACGGCATCTCAGCCCTGAGAAAGGAG ACATGTAACAAGAGTAACATGTGTGAAAGCAGCAAAGAGGCACTGGCAGAAAACAACCTGAACCTTCCCAAGATGGCTGAAAAAGATGGATGCTTCCAATCTGGATTCAATGAG GAGACTTGCCTGGTGAAAATCATCACTGGTCTTTTGGAGTTTGAGGTATACCTAGAGTACCTCCAGAACAGATTTGAGAGTAGTGAGGAACAAGCCAGAGCTGTGCAGATGAGTACAAAAGTCCTGATCCAGTTCCTGCAGAAAAAGGTGGGTGTGTCCTCATTCCCTCAACTTGGTGTGGGGGAAGACAGGCTCAAAGACAGTGTCCTGGACATCTCAGGGATGCAATGCCACTTCCAAAAGAGAAGGCTACATGTAAACAAAAGAGTCTGA